The following nucleotide sequence is from Nitrosopumilus adriaticus.
CACATGCCCATAATCGTCCTGTTCTTCCTAAACCGGCTTGTATTTCGTCAAAAATTAGCAGAATCCCCTTTTCGTCACAAAGCTTTCGTACATCCTGCAAAAATCCATCTGGTGCAACAATAATTCCGCTTTCACCTTGAATTGGTTCTAAAATTACAAATGCGGTATCATCGTCAATTACTGAACGAAGTGATTCAATATCTCCAAAAGATGCAAAAGAAACTTTCTCGACTAGTGGTTTGAATGCTTTTTTGTATTTTGGATTAAATGTTAGTGATAATGCGCCAAATGATTTACCATGATATGATCCTTTCATTGCAACCATTCCTTTTTTACCTGTGAATTTTCTTGCAAACTTCATTGCAGCTTCAATTGCTTCTGCACCACTATTGTTCAGGTGAACTTGTGTGAGTCCTTTAGGAGCTAATCCGATTAATGTTTTGAGAAACTCTTCTCTTGTTTTGTTGTATAAGGAACTGTGAACTGTAATGATTTTATCTACTTGTTCTTTAATTGCGTTGTTGACTCTTTGATTTTGGTGACCAACTAGTGCAACACCGTATCCGCCCATGCAATCGATGTATTCTTTACCATCGACATCCCATACGTGTGATCCTTTTCCTTTCTCAACTGTAACTGGAAATCTCTGATAGAGATTTCCCATAAATTGATCTTCACTCATGTTCAATCACCGTACAATTATCATGTGCAATCGCAGATGATATTGGATTTTCTTTTTGTCCATTTGCAATCAATGCTTCTTTTACCCCCATATCTAATGCTTCTGTTGATGCTAGGATCTTCTTTTCCATCCCTGGTCCAATTTTTGGTCTGATCTCTTTTGCTTCTGCTAATGTCAACTTTGAAACAAGTTTCTCATCCATTAGCAGTCCATCTACATTAGTAATGAATAATACTTTGTCACTTCCAACTTTTCCTGCAACATATGCTGCAGCTCTATCACCATCTACATTAAGAAATTCTGATTCTTCACTAATCGCAATTGGTGATATTACTGGTGTTAATCCCTGCTCTAAGAGAGATTTGATGAATTTTGAGTTGATATCGGTAATTTTGCCTGTATATCCGCCAT
It contains:
- a CDS encoding aspartate aminotransferase family protein is translated as MSEDQFMGNLYQRFPVTVEKGKGSHVWDVDGKEYIDCMGGYGVALVGHQNQRVNNAIKEQVDKIITVHSSLYNKTREEFLKTLIGLAPKGLTQVHLNNSGAEAIEAAMKFARKFTGKKGMVAMKGSYHGKSFGALSLTFNPKYKKAFKPLVEKVSFASFGDIESLRSVIDDDTAFVILEPIQGESGIIVAPDGFLQDVRKLCDEKGILLIFDEIQAGLGRTGRLWACEHWNTAPDILCLAKGIAGGVPMGATLVRPDILAAISKGEHSSTFGGNPLSCAAGTAALKALTEDGLIENSEKMGKIFREGLEKLKENHTMIREIRGKGLMIGIEMKFEVKDILMGLMKKGVLMLYSGRNILRILPPLVISEEDITKVLHALDSVLSEEEQKKVVQG
- a CDS encoding [LysW]-aminoadipate/[LysW]-glutamate kinase, with the protein product MITIKIGGSVVDNLHPSTIADIKKVAESEGIIIVHGGGKEVTKVCEQLGKEPKFVTSPSGIKSRYTDKETAEIFTMVMSGRINKTIVQMLQKNGINAIGLSGVDAKIIQADRKKKLLIVNEKGRKQAIDGGYTGKITDINSKFIKSLLEQGLTPVISPIAISEESEFLNVDGDRAAAYVAGKVGSDKVLFITNVDGLLMDEKLVSKLTLAEAKEIRPKIGPGMEKKILASTEALDMGVKEALIANGQKENPISSAIAHDNCTVIEHE